A window from Gossypium raimondii isolate GPD5lz chromosome 7, ASM2569854v1, whole genome shotgun sequence encodes these proteins:
- the LOC105786467 gene encoding malate synthase, glyoxysomal: protein MIGLGSYGYTAPSSKKINAYDVPQGVDIRGRFDEEFAKILTKDALQFVADLQREFRNHIKYAMECRKEAKRRYNEGALPGFDPATRYIREGKWTCAPFPPAVADRRVEITGPVERKMIINALNSGAKVFMADFEDALSPSWENLMRGQINLKDAVEGTITFNDKARNRVYKLNNEIAKLFVRPRGWHLPEAHIFIDGEPATGCLVDFGLYFYHNYATFRNTQGQGFGPFFYLPKMENSREAKIWNSVFEKAEKMAGIEKGSIRATVLIETLPAVFQMDEILYELRDHSVGLNCGRWDYIFSYVKTFQGHPDRLLPDRGQVGMTQHFMRSYSDLLIRTCHRRGVHAMGGMAAQIPIRDDPTANEAAFELVRKDKQREVKAGHDGTWAAHPGLIKTCMEVFTNNMGNTPNQIETVKRDDASNLTEDDLLQRPRGVRTMEGLRLNTRVGIQYLAAWLTGSGSVPLYNLMEDAATAEISRVQIWQWLKYGVELDGDGLGVRVNHVFGRVVEEEMARTEREVGKEKFKKGMYKEACKIFTRQCTASTLDDFLTLDAYNYIVIHHPKDVSSKL, encoded by the exons ATGATTGGCCTTGGGAGTTACGGTTACACAGCACCATCTTCCAAAAAAATCAACGCCTACGATGTTCCTCAAGGCGTTGATATTCGTGGTCGATTCGATGAAGAATTCGCTAAGATTTTAACAAAGGATGCCTTACAATTCGTCGCTGATTTGCAGAGAGAGTTCAGGAACCATATTAAGTATGCGATGGAATGTCGCAAAGAGGCGAAAAGACGATACAATGAAGGGGCGTTGCCTGGTTTCGATCCTGCAACGAGGTATATTAGAGAAGGGAAATGGACTTGTGCGCCGTTTCCGCCTGCGGTGGCTGATCGGAGGGTCGAAATTACAGGGCCGGTGGAGAGGAAGATGATCATCAACGCTCTTAACTCGGGAGCTAAAGTGTTTATG GCTGATTTTGAGGATGCACTGTCACCAAGTTGGGAAAATCTTATGAGAGGTCAAATAAACTTAAAGGACGCAGTGGAAGGGACAATAACGTTCAACGACAAAGCAAGGAACAGGGTTTACAAGCTGAATAATGAAATAGCAAAGCTATTTGTTCGGCCACGAGGTTGGCACTTACCGGAGGCTCATATTTTCATTGACGGGGAGCCTGCAACTGGTTGTCTAGTGGATTTTGGCCTTTATTTTTACCACAATTATGCCACTTTCCGCAACACTCAAGGTCAAGGCTTTGGACCCTTCTTTTATCTTCCTAAGATGGAGAATTCAAG GGAAGCAAAGATATGGAATAGTGTGTTTGAGAAGGCAGAAAAGATGGCAGGCATAGAGAAAGGAAGCATAAGAGCAACAGTTTTAATCGAAACACTACCAGCAGTCTTCCAAATGGATGAAATCCTTTATGAGCTCAGGGATCACTCTGTTGGTCTCAACTGTGGCCGATGGGATTATATTTTCAGTTACGTTAAGACCTTCCAAGGTCACCCGGACCGGTTGTTGCCAGATCGGGGTCAAGTCGGTATGACCCAACACTTCATGAGGAGTTACTCCGATCTCCTCATCCGAACCTGCCATCGACGTGGCGTCCATGCCATGGGCGGAATG GCAGCACAAATTCCCATTAGAGATGATCCAACGGCAAATGAAGCAGCCTTTGAACTTGTAAGAAAAGATAAACAAAGAGAAGTTAAAGCAGGGCATGATGGAACATGGGCAGCTCATCCAGGTCTCATCAAAACATGCATGGAAGTTTTCACCAACAACATGGGGAACACTCCGAACCAAATCGAAACCGTCAAACGCGATGACGCTTCCAACTTAACTGAAGATGATTTATTGCAAAGGCCTCGAGGTGTTCGTACGATGGAAGGCCTCCGTTTGAACACTCGTGTCGGGATCCAATACTTAGCAGCTTGGTTAACCGGTTCAGGTTCGGTCCCGCTTTATAACCTAATGGAAGATGCTGCGACAGCCGAGATCAGTAGGGTTCAAATTTGGCAGTGGTTGAAATATGGTGTTGAATTAGACGGTGATGGGCTTGGGGTTCGAGTGAACCATGTGTTTGGGCGAGTGGTTGAAGAAGAAATGGCTCGGACTGAACGTGAGGTCGGAAAAGAGAAGTTTAAGAAAGGAATGTATAAAGAAGCATGCAAGATTTTTACTCGCCAATGCACTGCTTCAACTTTGGATGATTTTTTGACACTTGATGCTTATAATTATATCGTCATTCATCATCCAAAGGATGTTTCTTCTAAGCTTTGA